From a region of the Castanea sativa cultivar Marrone di Chiusa Pesio chromosome 10, ASM4071231v1 genome:
- the LOC142611836 gene encoding uncharacterized protein LOC142611836 encodes MKENNGKEVVEEVARPEARPAAGDKRKSLSKHVDLASLPSRRGKKAKSGSSRPETARPDPPSQLPVPVVDIDSSTPVSVTPSKSLAPDSSQPPRRISTNLLENEDLAWERFQEAVKGEDVAACYDMSLKEFEHSGVHDLFKAMSKFIAASRQATEMDRTRILLEKRIEEIKNDCRTWAEVANKAKDEAKELKALVGELKSDAARKDDRLDLLQKKNDELSLLLKKAKDEAMEEFKASKEFTDLLDTNYAAGFEDFRMDAIDNFPRVDFSAIKLNLGAATSSLVHTGSDDVNIEDDASTKPAQDDPNIDAPPS; translated from the exons atgaaggaaaacaatGGGAAAGAGGTGGTCGAGGAAGTGGCCAGACCTGAAGCTCGTCCTGCTGCTGGGGATAAGAGAAAAAGCTtgtccaagcatgtggacttggctagcttgccGAGTCGTCGGGGGAAGAAGGCCAAGTCTGGGTCGTCCAGGCCCGAGACTGCTAGGCCTGATCCTCCTTCCCAGCTGCCCGTCCCGGTCGTTGATATAGACTCGTCCACGCCTGTCAGCgtcactccgtccaagtcccTAGCTCCTGattcgtcccagcctcctcgAAGGATTTCTACTAATTTGTTGGAGAATGAGGATCtggcttgggaacgattccaagaggctgtgaaaggcgaagacgtggctgcgtgctatGACATGTCTTTGAAGGAGTTCGAACACTCTGGCGTCCACGATCTCTTTAAG gcaatgtcgaagttcatagctgcgtccaggcaggccacagagatggacaggacgagaatccttctagagaaaagaatagaagagatcaagaacgactgtaggacgtgggccgaggtggcgaacaaggccaaggacgaggctaaggagttgaaggctttggtgggggagctgaaatcCGACGCTGCCAGGAAGGACGACCGTCTCGACCTTCTCCAAAAGAAGAATGACGAGCTGAGTCTTCTTCTTAAGAAAGCTAAGGACGAGGCAATGGAGGAATTCAAAGCGTCCAAAGAGTTCACTGACCTGCTGGACACGAACTACGCAGCAGGGTTTGAGGATTTTAGGATGGACGCTATAGACAACTTTCCCAGAGTTGACTTTAGCGCCATTAAACTTAACCTTGGagctgctacaagttctctcgttcacacaggctcagacgatgtcaacatcgaggacgacgcttctaccaaaccagctcaggacgaccccaacaTTGATGCCCCTCCCTCTTGA